AAGTAGCAAGGTATATAGAACGAGTTTGAGCTAATAAAATTACCCAAAACATTATGAAAACATTAATTAAACCATACAATCTTATATATACATTTGTGTTTTTTCTCAAAGTAAAATATACAGAAATAGGTAGTAACTGAGCCAAATAGTCTGACACAAAATTCGGATTACCTATAGTAGTTCTTAGAGTGATTCTTTGAGAAGGATCACCATATTTACCGAAAAAGATATCATAACCAAAAAATTTATTTAAAAGCCCATCAAAAGCAATTATCGTACCAGTTATCATGAAAACAAAAAGCCCATATTCTATAAACTTGAAATCTTCACCAAAACGTGTTGTAACCAAATATGAAAAGAAAACAATCAAAACAATATAAAAAGCTATATTTGATGCCGCCGGTAAATAATGTTTATTTTCCATGTAGACAGATATCAAAGAAAGAAAAGCAGACACGCTAAAAAAAGATAAAAACATATGTGCATAAGTGTACTCAAATTTTGCAGATTTAGAAAAATATTTTATAAAATAATAGAACACGATAATTAACATAAATATCGTAAATACAAGATGCTTTTGTGTAGAATATTCATAAACGAATTTTGGAGCCATTAAAAAAGGTATTAATGCAAATAGAATGAGCATTATAAGGATATCATTAGGTAATTTAGCTTTCTCTTGCAAAAAGATACGCCCCCATTGAAGATTTTAAAATATTATATCATAGATTAATGATATTCATCTATAGCTATGTTGAACTTTCATCTAATCCTTCAATGATGTGCATAGGAAGTTGTGGATCCAGCATAACTCCATAACCTATTCCTACTAAGGTTGCTCCTACAGCTAAATATTCAAGGACGTCAGTTTTGCTGACAACACCTCCCATTCCTATTATTGGAATTTTTGGAAACAATTTTTTTACTCTATAAACACTGGCAAGCCCTAAAGGTTTGATTACTGGACCACTAATACCCCCATATCCACGTTTTAAATCCATATTTCTATCTTTAAGGCTAATCTTTGTTCCTTTGGGAGCATTTATCAAAGTTAAACCATCTGCCCCATTTTCAACACATATTTTGGCAAGTTCTTCGAGGTTTCCTTCTATTCCTAATTTTACAAATAGAGGCTTATGAGTAGCGTTACGAGTCTCTTTTATAATCTTTTTAGTTTCTTCTACGTCATTTAATATCACACTTCCTCCTTTATCCACATTAGGACAAGAAAGATTCAATTCGTTAATCTTTATTTTAGTATTTTCCAACGCTTTTATCATATAACAAAATTCATTAGAATTATATCCTCCAATGCTTGCAATTATGTTGGTATCGAACTGTTCTAAAAAAGGTAGATCATTTTTCAAAAATTCTTCAAAGCCTGGGTTTTCCAATCCTATAGAATTTATCACCCCATTTTCTATATTTATTATACGTGGAGGTGGATTACCAATTTTAGGCTTATAAGTAATCGTCTTTGTTGTAAAACCACCTAATCTTGAAAGATTTATATAATTACTAAGTTCTTTTCCATTCCCGCCTGGACCTGATGCTATCACTATTGGATTTTTAAATTTTATACCACATATGTTTATATCCATTCTAAGTTCACCTCATCGGCCTTAAATATAGGTCCATCTTTACAAATCATCTTTATTCCTTGATTGGTTTGGACTGGGCAACCCTTGCATAATCCAGCTCCACATCCCATATTCTCTTCTAAAGAAACGTAAGATTTTGTTTTAAGCATAGGGAAAAATTCAAAAAAATTTTTTATAAGGTTTTTACTACCACAGACTAAAAAATCACATTCTCGTATTTGAGATATGTTTTCAGATAAATATTCTAAAGGAGTTTTTCCAACCTTTTCGTCTACGTAAAGAGTTAAATCAGAAAAGAGTGTTTCTACATATTTTTCTTTAAAAGCAAAAACATAATCCTTAACCAGTTGTGGATATTTTTTATAAAAATATATCAATGGTGCAGAACCGCAACCACCACCTAATAAAAAATATTTATCATTTTTTTCGATTTTATTCAAAAAAGGTATTCCGTATGGTCCTCTAAGTAATACTTCATCCCCAGATTTAAGTTTAGAAAGATTTAAAGAAAATTGTCCTACAATTTTTATAAATAAAGTAATAAAATTTCCTTCTTCATTCATTATAGAAAAAGGTTTGGGCAAGTTGACATCATCTTTTACCTTGATCATTATAAATTGTCCAGGCTGCGAATGTAAAGGTTCGTCTAATTTTAATTCCAAAATAAAATAATCTTTAATTAACCTTTTTTCAGTTATCTTAGCCAATATCATATTTTATTTCTCCCTCCACAAAGGTTTTTTCGACAACCCCTGGTAATCTTTCCCCTAAAAAAGGAGTATTTTTGCCTTTGGATAAAAGAGAAAGTTCATCAACTACCCAGAATTTTTCAGTATCTAATATTACTAAATCCGCAAAATATCCTTCTTTAATGTCCCCAACATTTTCAATGCCAAATATCTTTGCAGGATAATAAGTAACCTTTTTTATCAAATCAATAAAGTTAATATCATATTTTTGAGATAATAATATTAAAGAAGATAATAAGGTTTCGACTCCTGAGATCCCATAAGGGGCACTTTGAAATTCTACTTGCTTTTCCTTTTTGGAATAAGGTGCGTGGTCAGTCACTATAATGTCTATAACTCCTTCTTGTAATCCTTTTAAAAGTTCTAATTGATCTTTCTGGGTAGGTAAAGGGGGATTAACCTTTTTATTGGTAGAATAATCTGAAAGATCTTTATCAGTGAAAAGTAAGTGATTGTGTGTTACTTCTGAAGTAACCATTACTCCTTCTTTTTTTGTTTTTCTTATTAAATCAACAGAAGCCTTTGTAGAAAGATGGGCAATATGAACATGAGTTTTACAATATTTTGCCAGTTCTATATCTCTTGCGACCATTACAGATTCTGCGATATCAGGAATACCTTCTATACCATAATGTTTTGAATAATAACCTTCTCTAACATGCCCATTTCTTGATAATTCTTTTACTTCGCAGTGATTTATTATAGGTAAACCAATCTTTTTTGAAAGTTGTAAAGCTTTTAACATTATGCAAGAATCTTCGACAGGATTTCCATCATCGCTAAAGGCTATTACTCCTTTCTCACCCATTGCTAACATATCTGTTAATTCTTTTCCTTCACGATTTTTTGTTACACTTCCAATTGGAAGAAGTTTTGCTAAATTCAACTTTTCCGATTTTAATTTCAAATATTCTACAAGGAATGGATTGTCTATAGCTGGTTCCGTATTAGGCATAACTCCCACAAGAGTTATTCCACCATGTAAAGCTGCTTTTAAACCACTTTCAAGATCTTCTCTATGTTCAAATCCTGGTTCTCGAAGATGTACGTGCATATCAATTATTCCTGGAATCAAAGTTTTACCACCTGTATCGATTATTTTGTCAAATTTTTCTTCTATTTCATCTTCTGCTATTTTAGAAATAATCTTATCTTCAATTACAATATTTTTGATTCCATTGGTTGAATGAGAGACAACGTTTGCATTTTTTATAAGAGTTTTCATAAATTACCTCCTTTTAGTACGATAATACTATCTTTAGAAATTATAAACTTCACATTTTATGGATATTTTAGCGTTTGACTTTTTATAAAATACCTCCAAATTCTAATTTTAAATCGTTCTCTATTTTTCTTGACTTCTTCGGTACTCATATCGAAAGAATGCAGAGAGTTCTGCGCACTTACTGTTATAAATTCAAAAGCGTATTTTTTAAAATTATTATTTCTAAGTCTCTAAATATTTTATCGCAAAAAATTATTTTTTAATCTTACATAAAATAAAAACACTTGCAATTTTAGCAAGTGTTTTTATTGTATTATGAGAATCTTTTAGTTTTCATTGCCTGTACCACGTTACTTTCTTTTGTCCCTATTTGTATTTTTGAAACAACTGCATTATATAACAATTCAACCATAAACATCTCTCCGATTCTAATTGCGGTGAATTCACTATCGTTTGGTTCGCCCGCAGACGTATACAAAACCAAATTAACAATTTTAGACAAAGGAGAATTCACACCAGAAGTGATACCTATTGTGAAAGCACCGGCTTCCTTGGCTACTTGAGCAGATTTGTACGTATCTCTAATTACACCTGAATGACTTATGGCAACAACAACATCTTCTTTTTCCAAGTTTGAAGCTACAATAACTTGCATATGTGGATCAGAATAGGCTACAGAGGAAAATCCTAAAGCTGCGAATTTTAAAGATGCATCCAAGGCAATTGGAAAAGATCTTCCTACTGCATAAAACAATAGCTTTTTACTTCTAATAATAATATCAGAAACTTTATCAATTTTTGTTCTATCCAACTCTGTCTGTATATCACTAAGAGATTTAATAACTTTGTTGAAAACAGTATCAAAAATATCTTTTACTTCTTTTGTTTCAGGAATAGGCATACTTAACTCTCTTGCTAAATCTATTTTAAACCTTTGATAACCTGAATAACCTGCTTTTTTTAAAAGCCTGTATACAGTAGTTTCGCTTGTTCCTGCCCAATTTGAAAGTTCTGTTATACTATAATGAATAACGTCTCCCGGACGTTCTATAATGTATTGTGCGGCTTTTTTTTCAGTATCGGTTAAAGAGTTAAATAAACCTTTTATCTTAGAAATAACCATCTAAAAACACCTCTTAATACTTAATAAATTACAATTTTTCAGTGAGTGTTTCTTTTTTATCTAAAAATACTTTAACCTGGTTTCTTATAAAATCTTCAGCATCTTTTTCGTTCATGTCTATAGTAATTTCTGCAAAGTCCGCTACTCTTCCAAAATATAATGGGACAAGAGATTTTATCAACGTTTTATCTTTTGAAGACGAATACTTGATCAGTGCATTATACAAAATGTCAACCCATTCTTCAAGCGACACCTTTCTTTCTTTTAAGATGTTATCTAAATGTTTACCTGCGAGGTTTTTCGTGATTTCATCGTTCAAACCATCGATCAATTGATTTTTTAAGTTATCAACATTTATATTTACTACTTCAGGGGTTACTTCGGGTATTTCTCCATAAATAGGAGCTTGAGTAATAGAATTTATTCTTTTCCACTTACCAGCATTTTCCAAAGTAAGATCAAATAACGTTCCGACAACTTGAGTAAACATAGGGGCAAGGTCTGAACCTGGATCCTTTGGATCATGAATCTTAGCTCCAAGAGCGGCTTGATATAAGGGTTTCTTAGAAAGCACCAAGTATTTGGTTGTTAGCCAAATGTCTATTCCGAATCTCGCTACGTCGGTTTTAGCTATTTTTTCTGCCTCAATTAAAAAAGAATCAAAAAGTTCCTTGCCAATACCAAAGTCTCCTCCGATAGGTTGTCTTACTTCTTGTCCGTATAAGGCTGTAGTTAAAGGATAACAAACTTGATTAGTTATAGTTCCATCGTACTTATGTCTTCTATAATAAGGAGTAACATAATCCGAGAGTTTTTTAATTATAGGACCTGTTAATCTTTCTATCCACCAAGGTCTCACGCTTTTTAAATCTGAGTCTAAAAACACTAAAGCTTCTGCGTTCAAATGTCTTGCAATTTCTATGATTGAAAGCATTGCACTTCCTTTACCAGCAAGTCCTATATAATCAAAAGCAACCTTAGGGATATTTCTGGTGTCGGTTTTCATAAAAGCTTCTTTTGTTCCATCTTTAGAACCACCATCAGAATTTATTATTATTCCATCTGAATTATAATATTCTCTTATACCTTCTGCAGCAGTTTTTGCGACAAAAGATATTGTACTTGAATTATTGTAACTTGGAATACCAACAACTATCTTAGCTTTTTTAGGTAATTCATTTAAAATATCTTCTTTAAAGAACATTGGCACGTTTTTATTCCTCCTTTTCTCAAATTTATTACTCACTTTAAAAATTCTAAGATTTATATTTTATCAATATTTTAGCGTTTAACTTTTTACAAAATACCTCCTCAGTTCTAACCCTCACTAACTCTGAATTTTTTAACTTTTTTGGTACTTGTAGCCAAGGAATGGGGAGAGGGCTCCTTTTAAATTCAAAATTCTATTTTTAGAAACGCTTCATTTCTAAAGGCCTTATAAAATTTAAGAATTTTGTTGGTAAAGTAACTCTTTTAATTTTTTTTCTAAGGTTTGATAAGAAAAATATTTTTTCCCTAATTCAAAGTTTTTTTGAGTTATTTCATACACTTTTTTTGAATCAAATAATATATCTAAGATTTGATCTTTTGCTTTTTTAACTTCTTCTTGATTTACTCTATACATGCCTTTTTCATATTCTGCCTTACCTCCAAGTGTGACTACTTCAAATCCTAAAGGTGCGATGTCTTTTTTGAAAACAGGGTACTCAAAGATTAAAATCGGCGTTTTAGAAAATATAGCTTCCAAAAATTGATTTCCAAAGCCTTCAAGAATACTTGGATATGTTATAAAATCAGAAATTGCATAAAAGTCCCATAAAGAAAATATCTCTTCTTCTTCATGTCTAATGTCATCGCATATAGAGGAAGCAAATTTTAGTTCCACACCTTTTTGGTTTGCGTATTCATTTAGTACATTAACATAATCAGATTCCTCAGACAAACCTGGCAATATCAAAAATATCTTTGTTTCTTCAGTTATCTTTTTGCCTTTGTAAGTTACCATACCTATATAATCTTTTAAAGCATTTTTTATTTCAGCTACAGTATCAATAGCAAGTTCTATAGCTTTTCTTCTTACGATTCTGGTAGCTTGTAAAAATATTAAATCATTAGGAGAAATTTCCAGTTTTTCATAAATTTTTATATTATAACTATCAATTTTCCATAGTGGTTGATCAAAATCAAAAACGTTTGGAATGATACAACTGTCTAAACCTTTAACTTTTTTTAGTTCTTCTTGTGCCAAAGAATTAATTACTACATGAGTAATATCTACGGGTGGGAAAAAATTTTCTAATATACTTTTAATATAATCGTTCGTTGGATTTTTATAAAAATCTCTTTCCCAATAAAAATCATGATGATGACCTATCATCTTTATAGAATTGTCCTTGCAAAATCTATAAAGTGCCACAGCGGCAGCAGGATTATGAGCCAATGAAAACATATTGTTAACAATAATTAAATCTAAAGGCATTAATTCATATAACTGATTATAAACATCTTCAATGTAATCATCTAACTCTGCTCTATACTTGTTTTCATCCCAATCGCCTAAATTAACAAAAGACTTTTCTTTTAAAATATTATTCCTTTTATCAGTATAAGCGATGAATGGTATTTTGAACCCTGCTGAAGTTCCCATGTCTCCAGCTATCAAATATACTTTATGTTTCATATCTTTCAAAACTTTTTTCCATTTTGCCATTTCCAAAGAAACTCCATCTGTTTCCCCTATTCTAAAGTGCATAAGTCCAATGTTCACTGTAATAACACCTCTTTGGGTTCAAAAAATAACTTTTTATTTTAATAATTATTAAATAATTCATTTAAAATTCTAAAGTCCCAAAAACCTTTTTTCTTAAAATGTCTATAATCAAATTCAAAGTGTTTTCTCATTCTTTAACTCCACCCGCAGTCAATCCAGCGGTAAGATATTTCTCAACACCCATAAATAATATTATAACAGGTACGGCAGTTAAAACGGAAGCAGCCATCATCTTTGCCCAAACGGCATGCTCAGAGAAGAATATTTCTCTCAATCCAACAGGTAAAGTATAAGCACTTGGATAAGGTCTGATAAAGATTGATGCAAATAAATATTCATTCCATCCTATCATAAACGCATATATAAAGACTGTAACTATAGCTGGCATAGAAAGAGGTATTATTATTCTCATTATTGTTCCAATTCTGGTACTTCCATCAATTAAGGCTGCCTCTTCAATAGACTCAGGAATGGTTCTAAAATAATTTCCAAGCATGTATAAAGAAACTGGAAGTGTTTGAATAATATAAATTATATACAAAGAGAACAAAGATGTTCCTGCAGAATTAGTCAATCCTAACCTAACAAACATTGCATACAAAGGTACTGAAAGAATGACTCCACCCACAAGGTAAACTAAAAGCACTCCTCTTTGAACAAGATCACGTCCGGGATACCATATTCTACTAAAGGAGTATGCTCCAAATATTCCTATTATTACACTTGTTAAAGCACTCAATCCTGCAACCAACAAACTATTTCCAAACCATCTCAAGAAAGGAAAAGATTCTTTTTTTCTTTCAGCCATAATATTATTTAATACTTGTTGTCTTTGCTCTTCAGGTAACCCTTCTAAAAGTTTCATCAGTTGTTGCTCTTCCTGACTCATCTGTTGTCGTATGGATTCTTGTAATCCCAATAGTTGTGCATACTGCGTTAAAGTGGGATTTCTGGGTATCAAATGTGAATCAAAAGCATCAGAATCGTATCTAAAAGAAACAGAAACCATATAAGCAAAAGGATAAGCAACAAAAATTACCACAATCACGATAAAAAACCAAAAGAAAAACGTTTTTATAAAAGATTTTTTTCTTACTACCATTTTAACACTCTCCTTACGTAAATGGTTATTAAAACCATCATCACAATGAAAAGGACTGTAGATATGGCGGCAGCAACTCCAAGTTCAGGTATGCCTACAAAAGCTCTTTCATACAAATATATAGGTAAGGTTTTTGCCTCTTTTGATAAAAGATAAACTTCTTCAAACTTATAAAAATTCCAAATACCTCTTAAAAGAACTAAAGAGCCTAATACGTAGTAAAGTTCAGGTAAAGTAATATGCCTAAATTTTTTCCAGCCGTTTGCTCCATCGATATCTGCTGCTTCGTAATAATCTTCAGGTATCGATTGTAGTCTTGATAAAATCATAAGATAAATGAAAGGAAAGTTTTTCCAAATACTGTATATAGAAACAACTATCAAAGCATTGTTGGGATCGTTGATCAAATCTTTACCGGCATCCATTATTCCTAAATTACTTAACAATAAAGTAAGTGGCCCGTTTACAGGCATCAAAACATATTGCCAAGCAAAAACTGTTGAAATAACCGGAGCAACATAAGGAAATAAAATAAGTGCCCTTACGATACTTCTACCAGGGAATTTCTTATTCATCAAAAGTGCGACTCCTAAACCAACCAAAATACTTCCTGCTACTGTTATTAAAACAAATAATAGTGTTGTACCAAATGAATTCCAAAAAGTAGCATCACTTAATATCCTGGTATAATTAGCAAATCCAACAAATTTATTTGGTTGGTTTGGAGATATTGAAACCTCAAAAAAACTGAGATATATATTGTATATAACAGGATATAAGATGAACAACCCTATTAATATTACTGCTGGAGATATAAGCTTCCAACCAAAATAGGCTTCTTTCTTTTTTAAAGGAGATAAATCTTTAAATTTATTTTCCATTTTTACCCTCCTTAAAACTAAATTTCAACGTATTTAGAAATTCTGAAACTCAGATTATATAGATGTTTTGACACTTGGTTTTTCCAAAAATACCTCCTCAACGCTAATTCTTATTTACTATGAATTTTTTAAACTTTTTCGCTACGTGTAGCGAAAGATAGAGAGGGGCTCCGCCCTGAACCCACTTTAAATTCAAAAGCTTATTTTTCAAAAATCTTTAATTCTAAAGTCCCTAAAATTCTTTCTATACCCACTTTAGAAATTCCAAAATCCTTATTATATATATGTTTTAGAATCGATTTTTTTACAAAATACCTCCTCAGTTCTAATCTTCACTAATTCTGAATTTTTTTAACTTTTTCGCTACGTGTAGCGAAAGAGAGGGGAGGGCTCCGCCCTGGACCCATTTTTCGAAAATTATCATTTCTAAAATCCTTAAGTAAAGTTTGCTGTTTTTCGAAAATAGAATTCGTTTCTTTTACCAATATTTCTCATTATTAAAAAAGGGGAATTTTTAATTCCCCTTTATATAGTTGTCGCTAAAAGATTATCTACCTAAAACTCTTTCTGCCTCTTTTTGAGCCCATTGTGCAGTTTGTTCAGGTGTCCAATCATTAGCAAACATTTGATTTATTGCTCTTCCTATTACAAAATTACCTGACAAAATAGCCATTTCGTCGATAATTTGACCTTCCACGAATTCAAATCTTTCAACGGTTTCCAAAGCGGAAATAATGGTAGTGATTTGTTCTTTTCCGTATCTTTCTAATACAGGATTATCCATAAATTCATCCATTTCAGCTATTGAACTTCTTGTTGGATTCATCCCTCCTGGTGCCATATGCAAGAAATAAATATAATTACTTCCACTCATAAGGAATTTTACCCATTGTTCAGCTGCATCTTTATTTTTTGAAGTGTCTAATATGCCTATTCCAATAACTTCACCAAATGAAGATGGCCTTATATTCATCATCATGTTTGCAAATCCTGTGTTTTCAACAAGTTTAGGATCAAAATTTTGTACAGTTCTCTTTTGTACTTCTTCTACTGCAATATCATCCATTATGTAAGTTGAATAAAAAACCATAGCTGCTTCATTATTAAGATAAGCATTCAGAGCTTCTGGAACGCCGGTAAAACCTGGACGTGAATATTTACCCAATTCTTTATAAAATGCGAATGCTTGTATCATTTCTGGGGTATTAAAAAGGATATTTCCTTCTGTGTCTATAGGTCTTGCACCATTAGAAAGTGCAACCTGTGTAAAGACTTGTTCTGTATAAGCATCCGCTCTTTTGGGAAGAACCAAACCATAAAATCTATTTTGTGGGTCATGCAAGGTTTTTGCAGCGGTCAAAATGTTGTACCATGAAATTGGTGCTCCTAAATTTTTCTCTTCAAATAAATTAGTTTTGTACCAAATTCCTTGAACCCATGCACTTAAAGGGACCCCATAATAACCACCATCTGGGGCTTGCATTAATCTTGAAACTCCGGTGTATACATCCCCAAAATCTTCGATTATTTTAGCGTTCAATTTAGTGTCCATAAAACCTTGGCTTCCTAACAATAAAATTGGAGAAATTCCTCCTTCTATAACATCTGGCAAAGTACCAGCTTGAACTGCCCTTGGAATCTGTTCCAAAATCTCGTTTTCTTCAATTGGAACTAAATTCACTTTTATTCCTGTTTGAGCTTGAAAAATTTGTGCCAACGCTCTTATTCTTTGTTGTCTATCTGTTTCTACTTGCGTGTGCCAGTAAGTAATCGATTGAGTGAAAATCAAAGCACTCATTAAAACTACTAAAAACACAGCTAACAGTTTCCTCACAGAAAACACCTCCTTAAAATTTGGGCTTTTTTGAAAAAAAATTTTAAAACTTATTTAAAAAATGAAAATTTCCTTCTTTATTATAAAATAAAAAAAATTATTTTCAAAATTTCTTTATTCTTGTTTATATCGAATTAGAAAATATTAGAAACAATTATTTTTGATTAAACAGTTTTTTCTCATTTTTTCTTGAAATTTAGTATATAAAAACCAAATTTGATATAATTATTTGATAACTGACGAGATTTGAGATTTTATAAAGTGAGCAATAATTATTAAGGATTTTAGAAATGAGACGTTTCTAAAAATAGAATTTTGAATTTAAAAGGAGTTCAGGGTAGATTTTGGAATTTCTAAAGTAAGTATAATAATTATTTACAGGAGGTATCAATATGAATAAAATAATTAAAAAAATTAAAATAAATGGTGTATTGATTGATATAATTGAAGGAGACATAACACAAGAAGAGGTTGATGCAATCGTTAATGCTGCAAATTCAGAACTTATGCATGGTGGTGGTGTTGCAGGTGTAATAGCAAAAAAAGGTGGGCCACAGGTTCAAAAGGAGTCAAATGATTACGTAAGAAAATTTGGAAGTGTGGAAACTGGAAACGTAGCTGTTACTTCGGGGGGTAATTTAAAATGTAAATATATAATTCATGCTGTTGGTCCAATATGGAAAGGTGGAAACAAAAATGAAGAAAAGTTACTGTACAGTGCAGTTTATAATTCTTTAAAAAAAGCCGAAGAGCTGAAATTAAATTCAATAGCGTTGCCTGCTATAAGTGCGGGCATATATGGTTATCCCATCGAAAAAGCTGTTCTTATTTACAAAAAAGCAGTTTTTGATTTTGTTAATAATAATCCTAAGTTTCTTAAAGATATTCGTTTTGTTATCTATGACAAAAGTTTCCTAACTTACTTTGTTAATGAGTTCGGTCAATTATGAGTTTTTTAAGGACAGTTTATTTATACAATTCATTACAAAACAATATAAAAAAATCTCGAGAAGAAATACTAAAACTTCGAGAAAAAAAGTTAAAAAAAATTTTGAGATTTGTTTTAAATAATGTACCTTTTTATAAAGAGTACTATGATTCTTTTGGTATAACGATTAAAAATATAGAATCCACAGACATTTCCGAGCTGCCTAAAATCAATAAAAATATTCTTATGGAAAACTTTAATAAATTTTTTAAAGATTCAAAAATAAATAAACAAGTAGTTGAAAATTTTTTAAGCAACAATCCAGATCCACGCGCTCTTTTGTTTAATAAATACTACGTAGTTCATAGTTCTGGAACAAGCGGTACGATAGGATATTATTTATATGGGAAAAAAGAATGGGACTTTATAAAAGCGATTTCTACACGTATGTTTCCTCATTTTGATTTAACAAGGAAGAAATATGCATTTATAGGAGCAGTTGACGGACATTACGCAGCAATAAGTTTGTTTTTATCTCCTATTAATCAGTTAGAACAATATTTTTATAAAGATTATTTAATTATGGATATAAATAAACCTATAAATGAATACATTGATATTTTGAATAAATTTAAGCCTGATAATTTGACAGGATATCCGAATGGTATAAAAAGTATAGCCCTATATCAAAAACAAAAGATTTTAAATGTAAATCCTGAAACGATAGTTACCGGTGGAGAGCCCTTGTTTAAAGAAACAAAGTTGATTTTAAAGGAAGCTTGGCCTGAGGCGAAGATAGTTAATAGCTATGCTACTTCGGAGTCTTTAGCAATGGGAGTCTCAAGAGAAGATCTCGATTATATGTATTTGTACGATGATGCAGTTTATGTTGAAATAGAAAAAGAAGGATTATTATTGACGAATTTATACAACTACACACAACCACTTATAAGATACGAAATAAGCGACATCTTAAAACCTGTTGAAAAAGAAAATACAATGTGGCCTTTTACTCCTATTGAAGATGTTGTGGGAAGAAATGAACTGATTCCGTATTTTATAAATGAAAAAAAGGAAAAAGATTTCATACATCCTATCGTTATAGCGGAATTCTTTGTTAAAGGAGTTAACAGGTTTCAATTTGTGCAAACAGGGTTGGATACTTTTACGTTTAGGATAGTTGTTTCTAAGGATAAAGATCTAAATTCTGTCTTAAAAGATACTAAAATGAGACTTCAAAATATTTTAGAAAAAAAGCAGATGAGAAATGTAAAATTTACAATAGAAGTTGTGGAAGATATAAGACCTGATGAAAAAACAGGAAA
This genomic interval from Petrotoga sp. 9PWA.NaAc.5.4 contains the following:
- a CDS encoding dihydroorotate dehydrogenase, with the protein product MDINICGIKFKNPIVIASGPGGNGKELSNYINLSRLGGFTTKTITYKPKIGNPPPRIINIENGVINSIGLENPGFEEFLKNDLPFLEQFDTNIIASIGGYNSNEFCYMIKALENTKIKINELNLSCPNVDKGGSVILNDVEETKKIIKETRNATHKPLFVKLGIEGNLEELAKICVENGADGLTLINAPKGTKISLKDRNMDLKRGYGGISGPVIKPLGLASVYRVKKLFPKIPIIGMGGVVSKTDVLEYLAVGATLVGIGYGVMLDPQLPMHIIEGLDESST
- a CDS encoding FAD-binding oxidoreductase, which codes for MILAKITEKRLIKDYFILELKLDEPLHSQPGQFIMIKVKDDVNLPKPFSIMNEEGNFITLFIKIVGQFSLNLSKLKSGDEVLLRGPYGIPFLNKIEKNDKYFLLGGGCGSAPLIYFYKKYPQLVKDYVFAFKEKYVETLFSDLTLYVDEKVGKTPLEYLSENISQIRECDFLVCGSKNLIKNFFEFFPMLKTKSYVSLEENMGCGAGLCKGCPVQTNQGIKMICKDGPIFKADEVNLEWI
- a CDS encoding dihydroorotase; the protein is MKTLIKNANVVSHSTNGIKNIVIEDKIISKIAEDEIEEKFDKIIDTGGKTLIPGIIDMHVHLREPGFEHREDLESGLKAALHGGITLVGVMPNTEPAIDNPFLVEYLKLKSEKLNLAKLLPIGSVTKNREGKELTDMLAMGEKGVIAFSDDGNPVEDSCIMLKALQLSKKIGLPIINHCEVKELSRNGHVREGYYSKHYGIEGIPDIAESVMVARDIELAKYCKTHVHIAHLSTKASVDLIRKTKKEGVMVTSEVTHNHLLFTDKDLSDYSTNKKVNPPLPTQKDQLELLKGLQEGVIDIIVTDHAPYSKKEKQVEFQSAPYGISGVETLLSSLILLSQKYDINFIDLIKKVTYYPAKIFGIENVGDIKEGYFADLVILDTEKFWVVDELSLLSKGKNTPFLGERLPGVVEKTFVEGEIKYDIG
- a CDS encoding MurR/RpiR family transcriptional regulator: MVISKIKGLFNSLTDTEKKAAQYIIERPGDVIHYSITELSNWAGTSETTVYRLLKKAGYSGYQRFKIDLARELSMPIPETKEVKDIFDTVFNKVIKSLSDIQTELDRTKIDKVSDIIIRSKKLLFYAVGRSFPIALDASLKFAALGFSSVAYSDPHMQVIVASNLEKEDVVVAISHSGVIRDTYKSAQVAKEAGAFTIGITSGVNSPLSKIVNLVLYTSAGEPNDSEFTAIRIGEMFMVELLYNAVVSKIQIGTKESNVVQAMKTKRFS
- a CDS encoding glycosyltransferase, producing the protein MFFKEDILNELPKKAKIVVGIPSYNNSSTISFVAKTAAEGIREYYNSDGIIINSDGGSKDGTKEAFMKTDTRNIPKVAFDYIGLAGKGSAMLSIIEIARHLNAEALVFLDSDLKSVRPWWIERLTGPIIKKLSDYVTPYYRRHKYDGTITNQVCYPLTTALYGQEVRQPIGGDFGIGKELFDSFLIEAEKIAKTDVARFGIDIWLTTKYLVLSKKPLYQAALGAKIHDPKDPGSDLAPMFTQVVGTLFDLTLENAGKWKRINSITQAPIYGEIPEVTPEVVNINVDNLKNQLIDGLNDEITKNLAGKHLDNILKERKVSLEEWVDILYNALIKYSSSKDKTLIKSLVPLYFGRVADFAEITIDMNEKDAEDFIRNQVKVFLDKKETLTEKL
- a CDS encoding glycosyltransferase family 4 protein, with product MNIGLMHFRIGETDGVSLEMAKWKKVLKDMKHKVYLIAGDMGTSAGFKIPFIAYTDKRNNILKEKSFVNLGDWDENKYRAELDDYIEDVYNQLYELMPLDLIIVNNMFSLAHNPAAAVALYRFCKDNSIKMIGHHHDFYWERDFYKNPTNDYIKSILENFFPPVDITHVVINSLAQEELKKVKGLDSCIIPNVFDFDQPLWKIDSYNIKIYEKLEISPNDLIFLQATRIVRRKAIELAIDTVAEIKNALKDYIGMVTYKGKKITEETKIFLILPGLSEESDYVNVLNEYANQKGVELKFASSICDDIRHEEEEIFSLWDFYAISDFITYPSILEGFGNQFLEAIFSKTPILIFEYPVFKKDIAPLGFEVVTLGGKAEYEKGMYRVNQEEVKKAKDQILDILFDSKKVYEITQKNFELGKKYFSYQTLEKKLKELLYQQNS